One part of the Oceanihabitans sp. IOP_32 genome encodes these proteins:
- a CDS encoding tyrosine-type recombinase/integrase, whose protein sequence is MKEMRVILPSIERPKKLPVVLNQREVKKLLRTPRLLKHRLVLAMLYGCGLRNFELRNLQRRDLDFDRKLLHVRQGKGRKDRYVPLSEIQIRGLKKYLQAENPVTWCFTGNDRTGSPAQLSSQGIQWIVREARKQSGITKEITAHILRHSYATHLLEMGLDIMSVKDLLGHADIQTTLIYLHVAQSGRQKPFSPLDRLYGQ, encoded by the coding sequence ATGAAAGAAATGCGGGTCATACTTCCTTCTATTGAACGCCCCAAGAAGCTCCCCGTGGTATTAAACCAAAGGGAGGTAAAAAAACTGCTTCGCACTCCAAGACTGCTCAAGCACCGATTGGTACTTGCCATGCTCTATGGCTGTGGGCTCCGCAATTTTGAACTTCGCAACCTACAACGCAGGGATCTAGATTTTGACAGGAAGTTGCTGCACGTGCGCCAGGGCAAGGGGCGCAAGGATCGCTATGTTCCCTTATCCGAGATACAGATCCGTGGCCTTAAGAAGTACCTACAGGCAGAGAATCCGGTCACTTGGTGCTTTACCGGCAATGATAGAACAGGCAGTCCGGCGCAGCTTTCCTCGCAAGGGATACAGTGGATCGTGCGTGAGGCCCGCAAGCAAAGCGGTATTACAAAGGAGATTACCGCCCATATCCTGCGCCATAGCTATGCCACCCATCTTTTGGAAATGGGTCTGGACATTATGAGCGTGAAGGACCTCTTGGGACACGCAGATATTCAGACCACTCTTATCTACCTCCATGTGGCACAATCAGGTAGGCA
- a CDS encoding helix-turn-helix domain-containing protein produces MDLGITIKNIRKQKKQTQSEFAASCGITQTYLSQIESNQREPNLSTLKLISNGLNVPLPILFFLSLDKEDVQQNKREAFEIISPSVKSLVNEFFAV; encoded by the coding sequence ATGGATTTAGGTATAACTATAAAAAATATTAGAAAGCAAAAAAAGCAAACTCAATCCGAGTTTGCTGCTTCTTGCGGTATAACTCAAACTTACCTCTCTCAAATAGAGAGTAATCAGAGAGAGCCAAATCTTTCAACTTTGAAATTAATAAGTAATGGACTTAATGTACCATTGCCAATTTTATTTTTCTTGTCGTTAGACAAAGAAGATGTTCAACAAAACAAGAGAGAAGCTTTTGAAATTATTAGTCCTTCAGTAAAATCTCTTGTCAATGAATTCTTTGCAGTTTAA
- a CDS encoding reverse transcriptase family protein has product MNSLQFKKNEFKKLCAIIGYKPSIVSEVIANIDKYYYEKIEVKKDKKTGEVKKYKDGTVKKRTIHPSTKELKAIQKSIKKNILAPIQLPNEIHGGVKKRSNITNAKPHKGNKYIFTTDLQDFYPNISHSYVHKTYLSLGFSNHFSNSLTKLTTWKFALPQGTPTSTHISNLVFLQTDLELIQLCNANNITYTRYVDDLTFSSPIDFKHLLNDILDIVRNNNFNLSYRKTKYKGNQTVTGINIFLNKIEAPEHIIEKSKIELETNAEQKPYSIYLNNISKENKKKGSS; this is encoded by the coding sequence ATGAATTCTTTGCAGTTTAAAAAAAATGAATTCAAAAAACTATGTGCTATTATTGGTTATAAGCCTTCGATAGTTTCAGAAGTAATTGCGAATATTGACAAGTACTACTACGAAAAGATTGAAGTCAAAAAGGATAAAAAAACTGGAGAAGTTAAAAAGTATAAGGATGGAACTGTCAAGAAAAGAACAATCCATCCTTCTACTAAAGAATTAAAAGCAATTCAAAAATCTATTAAAAAGAATATTCTTGCACCTATTCAACTTCCGAATGAAATACACGGTGGAGTAAAAAAGAGAAGCAACATTACAAACGCTAAACCGCATAAGGGTAATAAGTACATATTTACAACAGACCTACAGGATTTTTATCCAAATATTAGTCACAGCTATGTACACAAAACTTATTTAAGTCTTGGATTTTCAAATCACTTCTCTAATTCATTAACAAAACTTACAACTTGGAAATTTGCCCTTCCACAAGGGACTCCAACGAGTACACATATTTCTAATTTGGTTTTCCTTCAAACAGACCTTGAATTAATACAATTATGTAATGCTAATAACATTACATATACAAGATACGTGGACGACCTGACATTTTCATCTCCTATTGATTTTAAACATCTCCTCAACGATATTCTAGACATCGTTAGGAATAATAATTTCAATTTGAGCTATCGTAAAACTAAATATAAAGGAAATCAAACAGTAACAGGAATTAATATTTTCCTTAATAAAATAGAAGCTCCGGAACATATTATAGAAAAGTCGAAAATTGAGTTGGAAACTAATGCTGAACAGAAACCATATTCAATCTATTTGAATAATATTTCGAAAGAAAATAAGAAAAAAGGCAGCAGCTAA